From a region of the Roseivirga sp. 4D4 genome:
- a CDS encoding metal ABC transporter permease — METFKEFFSFSDPSIVSVVVGAVLLTASSAVVGTFTFLKKKALVGDAVAHSVLPGICLAFILSGTKNPIWMILGAFLTGWISLVIIDNITTKSKIKEDTAIALILSVFFGIGILMLTNIQHSGNAAQTGLDSFLFGKAAALVGQDLIVFGIVAVILIVTVGLFFKELKLIAFDSNYAKALGLPVKWIDLLLTSLTVLAVVTGIQAVGVVLMAAMLITPAAAARFWTNDVFKMTLIAAIMGGISGLSGAYVSYVAPAMPTGPWIVMIISAIAIVSFFIAPKRGIFARGIQQRRLQRLIMDENLLKELYHLGEKDKDPYKGRTVDEIIEERFFPKKALKTALRRLRRQGFLTKTNGYWSYTEAGKVKGQRVVKLHRLWELYLSKYMKIAPDHVHEDAETVEHIITPELEAQLEKMLEYPEFDPHEEKIPY, encoded by the coding sequence ATGGAAACTTTTAAGGAGTTCTTTTCTTTCAGTGATCCAAGTATCGTTTCTGTGGTAGTGGGTGCAGTCCTATTGACAGCATCTTCTGCCGTAGTAGGTACATTCACTTTCCTAAAGAAGAAAGCCTTAGTGGGTGATGCCGTAGCACATTCTGTACTACCGGGCATTTGCCTAGCCTTCATTCTATCCGGCACTAAAAACCCTATTTGGATGATCCTTGGAGCCTTTTTGACTGGCTGGATATCATTAGTCATTATTGACAACATCACCACTAAATCTAAGATCAAGGAGGACACCGCAATCGCACTGATCCTCTCAGTCTTCTTCGGCATTGGCATTCTAATGCTGACCAACATTCAACATTCAGGCAATGCTGCCCAAACCGGGTTAGATTCCTTTTTGTTTGGAAAAGCTGCCGCCCTAGTGGGTCAGGACTTGATCGTTTTTGGTATTGTTGCAGTCATTCTGATCGTAACGGTGGGACTATTCTTCAAGGAGTTGAAACTCATTGCATTTGATAGCAATTATGCCAAAGCATTGGGACTACCCGTCAAGTGGATCGATCTGTTACTGACTTCCTTGACGGTCTTAGCTGTTGTTACAGGCATTCAGGCCGTTGGTGTAGTATTGATGGCGGCCATGCTGATCACGCCAGCTGCTGCGGCACGCTTTTGGACCAATGACGTTTTTAAAATGACATTGATTGCCGCGATCATGGGTGGTATTTCAGGGCTTTCAGGGGCTTATGTGAGTTATGTAGCTCCAGCCATGCCTACGGGGCCCTGGATTGTGATGATCATCTCAGCGATTGCCATCGTGTCTTTCTTCATTGCACCTAAACGAGGCATCTTCGCCAGAGGTATTCAGCAAAGAAGACTTCAACGCTTGATCATGGATGAAAACCTATTGAAGGAGCTCTACCATTTAGGAGAAAAGGATAAGGACCCTTACAAAGGCCGAACAGTGGACGAGATCATTGAAGAGCGATTCTTCCCAAAGAAGGCATTGAAAACAGCACTGAGACGCCTAAGACGACAGGGTTTCCTTACAAAAACGAATGGGTACTGGAGTTATACCGAAGCGGGTAAGGTGAAAGGACAACGTGTAGTGAAACTTCACAGGCTGTGGGAACTCTACCTGTCTAAATACATGAAAATTGCGCCTGATCATGTGCATGAAGATGCAGAGACTGTGGAGCACATCATTACACCAGAACTAGAGGCCCAATTGGAGAAGATGCTGGAGTATCCAGAGTTTGATCCGCACGAAGAGAAAATCCCTTATTAG
- a CDS encoding metal ABC transporter permease, with translation MDALYIILTSSLFAISCGLLGCFLILRKMAMVGDAISHAVLPGIVIAFLITGTRDSFEMILGAALLGILCTFFIEFFHKKAKLQTDAAIGVTFTSLFALGVILISVFAGQVDLDQECVLYGEIAYVPIDLWISDSGQNMGPKALYVSALTLIVNILFIRVGFKQLYLTTFDPAFAATTGISVALWNYLLMGSVSMTTVAAFDSVGAILVVALLVAPPATAYLLTDNFKKMLLITCLIAIIISILGYHLAVMLDGSIAGAVVAVAGLLFGLAYLFSPSNGILLKRIKQKQEAEKLAMTKG, from the coding sequence ATGGATGCCCTTTACATCATACTGACCTCTTCCCTATTTGCCATATCCTGTGGCTTACTGGGCTGTTTCTTAATCTTGAGAAAGATGGCTATGGTAGGTGATGCTATTTCCCATGCCGTCCTCCCAGGCATTGTGATTGCTTTTCTTATTACGGGAACCAGGGACTCCTTTGAAATGATTCTTGGGGCAGCTTTACTAGGTATATTATGTACATTCTTTATCGAGTTCTTCCACAAAAAGGCCAAACTTCAAACAGACGCAGCGATCGGTGTGACCTTTACCTCACTCTTTGCCTTAGGCGTTATCCTTATCTCTGTCTTTGCGGGTCAGGTCGACCTAGACCAGGAATGTGTACTCTATGGAGAAATTGCCTACGTACCGATCGACCTATGGATTTCTGATTCTGGTCAAAACATGGGACCTAAAGCCCTGTATGTTTCGGCCCTAACCCTGATCGTCAATATCCTATTCATTAGAGTGGGCTTCAAACAGCTCTACCTAACCACCTTTGATCCGGCTTTTGCAGCTACGACCGGCATCTCCGTAGCGCTGTGGAATTACTTATTAATGGGGTCCGTTTCCATGACTACTGTAGCGGCCTTTGACTCTGTCGGGGCTATTCTAGTTGTGGCCCTTTTAGTAGCGCCTCCAGCTACCGCTTACTTATTAACTGATAACTTTAAGAAGATGCTGCTAATCACCTGTCTTATAGCTATTATTATTAGCATATTGGGTTACCACTTAGCAGTAATGCTCGATGGGTCCATAGCAGGTGCTGTTGTAGCTGTAGCAGGTCTATTATTCGGATTGGCCTACCTCTTTTCTCCAAGTAATGGCATTCTATTAAAGAGAATCAAACAAAAGCAGGAAGCCGAAAAACTAGCCATGACCAAGGGGTAA
- the mnmE gene encoding tRNA uridine-5-carboxymethylaminomethyl(34) synthesis GTPase MnmE produces MQALSQNEDTIIALATPQGVGAIGVIRLSGNDAIKLVNKVFKGKDLEQQESHTIHFGTIRDGDKILDEVLISLFIAPKSFTKENVVEISCHGSNFIIRQIIQLFIRKGARPAKPGEFTKRAFMNGQFDLAQAEAVADLINADSEAAHHAALNQMRGGFSGEIKHLREELIHFASMIELELDFGEEDVEFASRDDLKKLVNRLQEVINALIHSFDLGNVIKNGVPTVIAGKPNAGKSTLLNALLNEDKAIVSDIAGTTRDFIEDEIIIGGVAFRFIDTAGLRETTDTIEAIGVERTQAKMKQASLIIYLFDLSDLDIVEMNKEINRLENTGVPFLKLGNKIDKVDQSVIEDLQKQHPDMLFLSAKEPEQVEKLKERILELVNLDKFKRGDTVVTNVRHYDSLLQTQNSLQDVINGIDGSVTNDFVAMDIRRALHYLGEITGEITSDDLLANIFSKFCIGK; encoded by the coding sequence ATGCAGGCATTATCCCAAAACGAAGACACCATTATTGCACTGGCCACACCTCAAGGTGTTGGTGCCATAGGTGTGATTAGACTTAGTGGAAATGATGCGATTAAGCTTGTAAATAAGGTTTTCAAAGGGAAAGACCTTGAGCAACAAGAGAGTCATACGATTCATTTTGGCACAATAAGGGATGGAGACAAAATTCTTGACGAAGTACTGATATCCCTCTTTATTGCCCCAAAATCCTTTACCAAGGAGAACGTAGTTGAGATCTCCTGCCACGGATCAAACTTCATTATCCGTCAAATTATCCAGCTTTTTATTCGTAAGGGCGCTCGGCCTGCCAAACCAGGTGAGTTCACCAAACGAGCCTTTATGAATGGGCAATTTGACCTAGCCCAAGCCGAAGCTGTTGCCGACCTCATCAATGCCGACTCAGAAGCGGCACACCATGCGGCTCTGAATCAAATGCGTGGCGGTTTTTCAGGGGAAATCAAGCATCTCAGAGAAGAGTTAATCCATTTTGCTTCTATGATCGAATTAGAACTCGATTTTGGCGAAGAAGATGTGGAGTTTGCCAGTCGCGATGATCTAAAGAAGCTCGTTAATCGCCTGCAGGAAGTCATCAATGCCCTGATCCACTCCTTTGACTTAGGTAATGTTATTAAGAACGGTGTACCGACCGTTATTGCTGGTAAACCCAATGCAGGGAAATCTACCCTACTCAATGCCCTACTCAACGAAGACAAGGCCATTGTCTCAGATATTGCCGGAACCACAAGAGACTTTATTGAGGACGAAATCATCATTGGAGGCGTAGCTTTTCGCTTTATCGATACCGCAGGGCTACGGGAAACGACCGATACCATTGAAGCTATCGGGGTGGAACGCACTCAGGCTAAGATGAAGCAAGCCTCGTTGATCATCTACCTTTTCGACCTATCCGATCTCGATATCGTGGAAATGAACAAGGAGATCAATCGACTAGAGAATACAGGGGTGCCTTTCCTAAAGCTGGGGAACAAAATCGACAAGGTGGATCAATCAGTTATCGAAGACTTACAAAAGCAACACCCTGATATGCTATTCCTCTCCGCCAAAGAGCCAGAGCAAGTGGAGAAACTGAAAGAAAGAATCCTCGAACTTGTCAACTTAGACAAATTCAAGCGTGGCGACACAGTAGTCACCAATGTCCGTCACTACGACTCCCTACTGCAAACCCAAAACTCCCTACAAGATGTAATCAACGGGATTGATGGCTCTGTCACTAATGACTTTGTGGCTATGGACATCAGGCGCGCCCTCCACTACCTTGGTGAGATCACAGGTGAGATCACCTCTGATGATTTGCTAGCCAATATCTTTAGTAAGTTCTGTATTGGGAAATGA
- a CDS encoding cupin domain-containing protein, which yields MRNFLMTILLATSLNVAAQDSTYSVNSYLNEGMKAPNTHHIGDAWLNFLTQADEDFTYNITQAKFAANATLDWHKHSTPQVLIVTEGTGYYQEKGKEAIKIKKGDVIKCDKDVEHWHTSSANSMVSYIAIYGSSPTVWTEKLTLDYYNKIARQLGDK from the coding sequence ATGAGAAACTTCTTAATGACGATTTTATTAGCTACCTCTCTTAATGTAGCAGCACAGGATTCAACTTATTCAGTCAATTCATATTTGAATGAGGGAATGAAAGCACCAAATACACATCATATAGGTGATGCCTGGTTGAACTTTTTGACTCAAGCTGATGAAGACTTTACGTATAACATCACTCAAGCCAAATTTGCTGCGAATGCGACATTAGATTGGCATAAACACTCTACACCTCAAGTGTTGATTGTTACAGAAGGTACTGGTTACTATCAAGAGAAGGGTAAAGAGGCTATTAAAATCAAAAAGGGTGATGTGATAAAATGTGATAAGGATGTAGAACATTGGCACACTTCATCAGCAAATAGTATGGTCTCTTATATAGCTATTTATGGAAGTTCACCCACCGTTTGGACTGAGAAACTAACTTTAGACTATTACAACAAAATTGCTCGACAATTGGGTGATAAGTAG
- a CDS encoding alpha/beta fold hydrolase has product MKTWKARYSCLVLLAVALTLTTSSCDNNESVDDTPAEVVITERWFDLGDFRLNGRVGGEKGFTIIYESGLGHDATSWTNVMRAVGKEHKVVSYSRGGYGLSELGPEPRDLLRLSDELRDLKQIVSPNEKVILVGHSWGGAIIRAYAIRFPEDVHGLVFVDPSHENQLILTQPEEDDIAQGYARLIGAMKEAEQLIEGVEYMTTLPNLPDIPVNVLTNTDFANPSEWIEHHQSLGTGLSQNNFKQTLVTSGHNIHWNQPQVVIWAITDLIARIK; this is encoded by the coding sequence TTGAAAACCTGGAAAGCACGATATTCTTGCCTTGTATTGCTAGCTGTGGCGCTTACACTGACGACTTCCAGCTGTGACAATAATGAGTCTGTTGACGACACACCAGCCGAGGTGGTGATCACAGAGCGGTGGTTCGATCTTGGTGACTTTAGACTCAACGGCAGAGTCGGTGGAGAAAAAGGTTTTACCATTATCTATGAATCCGGTTTAGGACATGATGCTACTTCCTGGACGAATGTCATGCGAGCGGTTGGTAAAGAACACAAAGTTGTATCCTACAGCAGAGGTGGCTACGGGTTATCTGAATTGGGGCCAGAACCTCGAGACTTATTACGATTATCTGATGAATTAAGAGATCTGAAGCAAATAGTATCACCCAACGAAAAGGTAATTCTTGTGGGGCATTCATGGGGAGGTGCCATCATAAGGGCTTATGCCATCCGATTTCCGGAAGATGTTCACGGTCTTGTTTTTGTAGATCCCAGTCATGAAAATCAACTGATTTTGACTCAACCTGAGGAAGATGACATTGCGCAAGGTTATGCCAGACTCATTGGAGCTATGAAGGAGGCAGAACAATTAATAGAAGGTGTTGAATACATGACCACGCTTCCCAATCTACCAGATATTCCGGTTAATGTCCTTACCAATACTGACTTCGCTAATCCATCGGAATGGATTGAACATCACCAATCCCTAGGTACAGGACTTAGTCAAAATAACTTCAAACAAACCCTAGTAACCTCAGGGCACAACATTCATTGGAATCAACCCCAAGTGGTCATTTGGGCCATTACTGATTTGATTGCGCGTATAAAGTGA
- a CDS encoding GNAT family N-acetyltransferase, with product MSTILHANRIILRPQRLTDLDSLHKILSNQRVMKYYPKTYTREDSENWILRNIESYEKHCYGLWAVEKDGAFIGQCGISNQKINDRTVQELGFHIDELYWRKGFAFEASQSCIKYGFNTLELQNIYIITSIDNVPAQQLARKLGMISDGKLIKSFCNNLKVEHLIFKLSKEMFKESSSPAKP from the coding sequence ATGTCTACAATTCTTCATGCCAATCGAATAATCCTTCGTCCACAAAGACTTACTGATCTTGACAGTTTGCATAAGATTCTCTCAAACCAAAGGGTAATGAAGTATTACCCAAAAACATACACAAGAGAAGACAGTGAGAATTGGATCCTAAGGAACATTGAAAGCTATGAAAAGCACTGCTATGGACTGTGGGCTGTAGAAAAAGACGGAGCCTTTATTGGTCAGTGTGGAATATCTAATCAAAAAATTAATGACAGGACAGTTCAAGAATTAGGTTTTCATATCGATGAACTGTATTGGAGAAAGGGCTTTGCCTTTGAGGCCTCACAGAGCTGTATAAAATATGGTTTTAACACTTTGGAATTACAGAACATTTATATCATAACCTCTATTGATAACGTACCCGCACAACAACTAGCAAGAAAACTAGGAATGATATCTGACGGAAAACTTATTAAAAGCTTTTGTAATAACTTGAAAGTTGAACACCTAATATTTAAGCTTTCAAAAGAAATGTTCAAAGAGTCATCAAGTCCAGCTAAGCCATAG
- a CDS encoding nuclear transport factor 2 family protein, protein MKHITTFLFLLPTLLCQAQSAKEDNIRLYFDAYHSGDIKTLGDLLSENVFFKDLTSTIVGQELILEGKKATTNTLRSLFSGVSNLQFKSEFSFISAQFGVSAGIISYNSSDDNGQRKVSYKVLSIIELDENNKIKKHIEYADYESALKQLRE, encoded by the coding sequence ATGAAACATATAACTACATTTTTATTCCTACTCCCTACATTGTTATGTCAAGCACAGTCAGCAAAGGAAGACAATATTAGACTTTACTTCGATGCCTATCATTCAGGTGACATTAAGACGTTGGGTGATCTTCTATCTGAAAATGTCTTTTTTAAAGATTTGACCTCAACGATTGTCGGGCAGGAACTAATATTAGAAGGAAAAAAAGCTACTACAAATACACTTCGAAGCCTTTTCTCTGGAGTATCAAACCTTCAGTTTAAATCGGAGTTCAGTTTTATTTCTGCTCAATTTGGTGTATCAGCAGGTATTATATCCTACAATAGCTCTGATGACAATGGACAGCGTAAAGTCAGCTATAAAGTATTATCAATTATAGAATTGGATGAAAATAATAAGATCAAGAAACATATTGAATATGCCGATTATGAATCTGCGCTCAAACAGTTAAGAGAGTAA
- a CDS encoding DoxX family protein: protein MKTKEKGIAVWSISIVVAVYLILKGIQKVSPSPGMVSFFADWGYSETFLRILGVLEVLGGLLLFIPKAAFYGGVLLSGILLGATYTLLINHSAGLAEPLVFLFLSVTIIIMRFEDRLGQRV from the coding sequence ATGAAGACGAAAGAAAAGGGAATAGCAGTTTGGAGTATCAGTATAGTAGTTGCTGTATACCTTATTTTAAAAGGGATTCAAAAGGTTTCACCAAGTCCGGGCATGGTAAGTTTCTTTGCTGACTGGGGCTATAGCGAGACATTTCTCAGGATTTTGGGTGTATTGGAAGTGCTAGGTGGGCTCTTACTTTTTATTCCTAAGGCGGCCTTTTATGGAGGCGTCCTTCTGAGCGGTATTCTGTTAGGAGCAACTTATACATTGCTCATTAATCACAGCGCAGGGTTGGCGGAACCTCTTGTATTCCTTTTCCTATCAGTGACCATCATCATTATGAGATTTGAAGATCGACTTGGTCAAAGGGTGTAG
- a CDS encoding helix-turn-helix domain-containing protein: MDWLTLIVFFGVLQAAFLGTLLLFKSNKRHAPIFLALLLFIEAIGLNEQSLYYSGLIYNYPQILGVSYPLSVLRPLLIFGFAQAYFSGLPSLKKSHLLHLLPFAIYLLLFAPLIFSSNAEKITYLNDIKGGVWSDTTQGILFFLFNNLIYLCYYIKAWKLLKKLTPNIKLDKSSQSKWVAYLISFFLAFYLFKLLLYILNGFHLLSSVSFGTIVMLVSSFTVQLIAWFLLANAKWPSFNPVVPADSEEIERLITALETEKAFLDDEITIKKLALLSKIKQDRLTELIRLHYKDTFKETINKLRIKEAKSLIQNESKDKSIYLLGIALDSGFNNKVTFYRAFKKHEGVSPSEYVKGLKASS, translated from the coding sequence TTGGACTGGTTAACACTCATAGTATTTTTTGGTGTATTGCAGGCAGCCTTCTTAGGTACCTTACTCTTATTTAAGTCTAATAAGAGGCACGCACCAATATTTCTAGCGCTGCTACTCTTCATAGAAGCAATTGGTTTGAATGAACAGTCGCTTTACTACAGTGGACTAATTTATAATTATCCCCAGATCCTAGGGGTTTCATATCCCCTGTCCGTATTGAGACCTCTTTTAATCTTTGGGTTTGCTCAAGCCTATTTTTCTGGACTGCCGTCCCTCAAGAAGTCTCACCTTCTTCATTTACTACCTTTTGCTATTTACCTGCTTTTGTTTGCGCCACTTATCTTTTCAAGCAATGCAGAGAAAATCACTTATTTAAATGACATCAAGGGTGGTGTCTGGTCTGATACAACACAAGGCATTCTTTTCTTCCTTTTTAATAATCTTATTTATCTCTGCTACTACATAAAGGCCTGGAAGCTTCTAAAGAAACTGACTCCCAATATCAAACTAGATAAGAGCTCACAGTCGAAATGGGTAGCCTACTTAATCAGTTTTTTCTTAGCGTTCTATCTTTTCAAACTGTTGCTCTACATACTGAATGGATTTCATCTACTCTCCTCAGTAAGCTTCGGAACCATTGTAATGCTTGTATCCAGTTTCACAGTCCAATTGATCGCATGGTTCCTACTTGCTAATGCCAAGTGGCCTTCGTTCAATCCGGTCGTCCCTGCAGATTCGGAGGAAATCGAGCGTCTCATTACAGCTTTGGAAACAGAAAAGGCTTTCTTGGACGATGAGATTACCATTAAGAAACTGGCCCTTTTGAGTAAAATCAAGCAAGACCGACTTACCGAACTAATACGCCTTCATTATAAAGACACCTTCAAGGAGACCATCAACAAATTGAGAATAAAAGAGGCAAAGTCTCTAATTCAAAATGAGTCGAAAGACAAATCCATTTACCTATTGGGTATAGCATTAGACTCTGGCTTCAACAACAAAGTGACTTTCTATCGTGCCTTTAAAAAGCATGAAGGTGTCTCTCCTTCAGAATATGTTAAAGGTTTAAAGGCCTCTAGCTAG
- a CDS encoding DUF2911 domain-containing protein — protein sequence MVKKLFLLLILFFSINATYAQEAKPVKERLENLISYSSISILPDTLKNWIEWVETGESGEEEIPKRNKAWENFLTSYYRHLGTMDSPSMSEATLRGLSQYLTFPFLKGRILDFKSIGKSDISSTDVLSTFGNGSKHLLLIPELGFDKSLFDDFRQLYKSGFTFHEVSFPSGNNTLKYPSRSEYSKAVWLSSIESLILDYLNKLGNKELTVVAIGSGTQLAIKVASKSNKVKGIVSINGRYQSSLIDPLTGKDATAARRKVLSKTAFPTSMVIQVSPSNLSSSYAFSKDLVKNQQYLNQITPDNVNTIFRYSREFAAQDVIDEIRQIDIPILNIVPVHNDQSSKASDLATLRSWQELNSNHPDLPISIVRVWESQDLVFTDQPQLFDYYFSQFINQPRKPISQIPSENKVNVEPASPFASISQTIETTLIRIDYHQPAVNGRKVFGELVPFGQIWRAGANNATTIEVTNDVVLNEKFKLEKGRYSVFLIPKKGTWEVVFNHIADQWGAFNYKKSFDALRFKVTPETTKDMQEYLSYQINRTAIDKVEVSMHWENSRISFTINENFDLPKAPEGFDHSMWTKILDDELGDGVNARLTDGKSLSYFQKTDTLWLRYDLHAYNNRKAFALNLLIDSDNDQSTGNAWFGQNTEFTFDKALTLWMQKSSNGFQGINGIMNPEDFTTGNQNLAYMNNLTYYLSMEDKYYIVGVPIKDLELKSKKIRVIGAVGEFQTWNDDIGDSQSALISIKR from the coding sequence ATGGTCAAAAAACTCTTTTTACTACTAATCCTCTTTTTTTCAATCAACGCTACGTATGCTCAAGAGGCTAAGCCAGTCAAGGAAAGACTCGAAAATCTCATCAGCTATTCATCCATTTCAATTTTGCCAGATACACTAAAAAATTGGATCGAATGGGTAGAAACTGGAGAATCAGGAGAGGAGGAAATTCCAAAACGCAACAAGGCATGGGAAAACTTTCTTACCAGCTATTATAGACACCTTGGTACTATGGACAGCCCTAGTATGAGCGAGGCAACCCTTCGAGGACTCTCTCAATACTTGACCTTTCCATTTCTCAAAGGTAGAATCCTTGATTTTAAAAGTATAGGGAAGTCCGATATCTCATCTACAGATGTATTATCCACCTTTGGTAATGGTTCCAAGCATTTGCTCCTCATTCCGGAACTCGGTTTCGATAAATCATTGTTTGATGATTTCAGACAGCTTTATAAGAGCGGTTTTACATTCCATGAAGTCTCATTCCCTAGCGGAAACAACACTTTGAAGTACCCAAGCAGGTCTGAATATTCAAAAGCCGTTTGGCTCTCTTCGATAGAATCTTTGATTCTCGATTACCTCAACAAGCTTGGAAATAAAGAACTCACAGTTGTAGCCATTGGTTCTGGTACGCAACTCGCCATAAAAGTCGCTAGCAAGAGCAACAAGGTTAAAGGCATAGTAAGCATCAATGGCAGATATCAATCCAGCCTTATTGACCCATTGACAGGAAAAGATGCGACTGCAGCTCGCAGGAAGGTTCTTTCCAAGACGGCCTTCCCTACTTCCATGGTCATCCAGGTAAGTCCATCCAACTTATCAAGTAGCTATGCCTTCTCTAAAGACTTGGTCAAAAATCAGCAATACTTAAATCAAATAACCCCAGACAATGTCAACACAATTTTTCGCTATAGTCGAGAGTTTGCTGCTCAAGACGTGATAGATGAAATCCGTCAAATTGACATCCCCATCCTGAACATTGTACCTGTTCACAACGATCAGTCTTCTAAGGCTAGTGACCTCGCAACCTTGCGTTCTTGGCAAGAGCTAAATTCCAACCATCCCGATTTACCCATTTCAATTGTTAGAGTTTGGGAGAGTCAGGACTTGGTGTTTACAGATCAACCCCAATTATTTGATTACTACTTTTCCCAATTTATAAACCAGCCTAGAAAGCCAATATCACAGATTCCCTCTGAGAACAAAGTCAATGTTGAACCTGCCAGTCCCTTTGCTTCCATAAGTCAGACCATTGAGACTACACTGATAAGAATCGACTACCATCAGCCAGCAGTCAATGGCCGAAAGGTATTTGGCGAGCTTGTTCCCTTTGGCCAAATATGGAGAGCAGGAGCCAATAATGCCACAACCATAGAGGTGACAAATGATGTAGTGCTCAACGAGAAATTCAAACTTGAAAAAGGTCGGTACAGCGTTTTCCTAATTCCTAAAAAAGGCACATGGGAAGTTGTATTCAATCATATTGCCGATCAATGGGGGGCATTTAATTACAAAAAGAGTTTTGACGCTCTTCGGTTCAAGGTAACACCTGAAACTACAAAAGATATGCAAGAATACCTCTCCTATCAGATCAACAGGACTGCAATAGACAAGGTTGAAGTATCAATGCATTGGGAGAACAGTCGTATCTCATTCACCATTAATGAAAACTTCGATTTGCCCAAGGCACCGGAGGGATTTGACCATTCCATGTGGACAAAGATTCTAGATGATGAACTGGGCGATGGAGTCAACGCCAGATTGACAGATGGCAAGTCACTGTCATACTTTCAAAAAACAGATACCCTATGGCTAAGGTATGATCTTCATGCCTATAACAATCGGAAAGCCTTTGCACTCAATTTATTGATTGATAGTGACAACGATCAAAGTACAGGAAATGCCTGGTTTGGTCAAAACACAGAGTTCACTTTCGACAAAGCCCTGACCTTATGGATGCAAAAGTCTAGCAATGGATTTCAAGGAATCAATGGAATTATGAATCCAGAAGACTTTACCACCGGTAACCAGAATCTCGCCTACATGAACAACCTCACTTACTACCTCTCAATGGAAGACAAATACTACATAGTCGGTGTGCCAATCAAGGACCTAGAGTTAAAAAGTAAGAAGATACGGGTGATTGGAGCAGTCGGTGAATTTCAAACATGGAACGATGACATTGGCGATAGTCAGTCTGCACTTATTAGCATCAAGCGGTAA
- a CDS encoding CPBP family intramembrane glutamic endopeptidase produces the protein MNNIQKRIFQLSLVIIVAYWLYDVFKLTQPPVEIPSDTTALLTRIAFLKIAVFSVITILVFGQGHNLSFLGWKSQKCSKQLLIGTLFGIITFALTRMLIDPMLNSIFPRDDQGPGIMAHFTNMSNLWIWLLFGIIGGGFVEELQRVFIFSTFEKWKGKGIIAWVVLIDIISFGIGHLYQGLSGAISAAISGLIFALIYLRKRSFLEAFTAHAIYDVIGITLGHIIMQQMSQAQTGQ, from the coding sequence ATGAATAATATTCAAAAACGAATTTTTCAATTATCTCTAGTTATCATAGTTGCCTATTGGCTATATGATGTTTTTAAACTGACCCAACCACCTGTTGAAATACCTAGCGACACAACAGCGCTACTCACAAGAATAGCCTTTCTCAAAATTGCCGTCTTTTCAGTGATCACAATTTTGGTCTTCGGCCAAGGCCACAACTTGTCGTTTTTAGGTTGGAAAAGTCAAAAGTGCTCAAAACAACTGCTGATAGGTACTTTATTTGGAATAATCACATTTGCCCTAACGCGCATGCTTATCGACCCAATGCTTAATTCTATTTTCCCTCGTGACGACCAAGGCCCAGGGATTATGGCTCATTTCACCAACATGTCCAACCTTTGGATATGGCTGCTTTTTGGCATTATTGGAGGTGGCTTTGTGGAAGAATTACAGCGAGTTTTCATTTTCAGCACTTTCGAAAAGTGGAAAGGCAAAGGGATTATTGCCTGGGTTGTTCTTATCGATATTATCTCCTTTGGAATAGGACACTTGTACCAGGGACTCAGCGGTGCCATATCTGCAGCTATTTCAGGTCTGATCTTCGCTTTGATCTATTTGCGAAAACGTTCGTTCCTCGAAGCATTTACCGCACATGCCATCTATGATGTAATCGGTATTACACTTGGCCACATTATAATGCAACAGATGTCACAAGCACAAACTGGTCAATAA